The region CCTGCTGCGCCTGCCGTTGCTCGGCGGCCTGATTCGCGGTATCGAAACCGCGCGCTTCGCGCGCACGCTGAGCATCCTCGCCGCCAGCGGCGTGCCAATCCTGGAATCCCTGACCATCTCCGCCCAGGTGGTCGGCAATCTGCCCATGCGCAACGCGTTGCAGGAGGTCGCCGGGCGGGTGCGCGAAGGCGACGGCATCGCCGCCTCGCTGGAACGCAGCGGCTACTTCCCCCCCATGGCCGTCTACCTCATCGCCAGCGGTGAAGGCGGCGGCAACCTGGAAGAAATGCTGGAACGCGCCGCTCAGCAGCAGGAGCGGGAAACCTCATCGATCATCGGCACGGCGCTCGCGCTGTTCGAACCCGTGATGATCGTCGTCATGGGCCTGATCGTGTTCGTCATCGTGCTGGCCATCCTGCTGCCCATCTTCCAGCTCGATCAGTTGGTGAAGTGATACCACATCGCAGTGAAGCGTGAGCCCGGGTAGTGGCACCGCCCGCCCACGCCAATCCCAAACAGGCTAAGGCAATAAATCAGTCTTCCGGCATTTGCCCCAGCCACAATGCGGCCAGGCCGGCACGGCCGCGCACATTGAACTTACGGCAAATACGCTTGCTGTAGGTGTGCACCGTCGACGGAGACAACGCCAGTTCGGATGCGATTTCCTGTTCGGATTTGTCGGTCAGCAACCCGTTCAGCACCTTGCGCTCCGAACTTGTCAGCGGCTTGTCAGCGAGCAGCACGCCATGATGCAGCACCAACTGGCGATGAAACCACTTCTGTGACCGCATTGCGTAATCCAGCACTTCCCTGTCCGTTTCATCGAAAAACAATCGCTGATCACTGATGCGCTCAAAAGCGAACCAGGACTCCACGTCGTCACCCAGCGGGGTCGCCACGTAAATCACATCCTGGATTCCACGCGATCGGAACAGTGCGTTATAGAACTCGGACTCCCACCAGTCCGCCGGGACCATTTCATGACTGATATTGATGCGAAACCGACCCGAATCGCGGACATTGGCGACAACCTGCGGATCCACGTTTCCCTGATCAATGCGTCTCAGGTGCTCTTTTACCGAAGCCCGGCGCTCGGGCGTATTGGCCAGATGCCGAACCACCCTGGTACGCCAGCCCAGCGCAGGATCACCGTTACCCAGGTCAGACAATCGCACCGCCCCCATCCACCAGGCATGCTGTGCGCCAAGCGGCTCCAACAATCCGGTGAGCAGATATTCCAGCGCCTCGTTGATACGCGCTGCACCGAACTCCGCAAGCCCGTCCCATAACACATGGACACGCTGCCTGGTCTCACCTTCCATTACAACCCCATGAAAAATAGATGCGTATCAAATTGCATATCGTCCCTGATCAGGGACTTTTATAGAGTGATCGACTTCACAGAAATCCCCGTGCCCTCGCCTAATAAGGGGTAAGCCACAAGACTGCACCTCATGCTCAGTCAGACCTACATTCCCGCCATACGCAGCAGCGGCCGCAGATCGCCGCTGCGGTCGATGCGCAAGCTGTCGCGCGCATCGCTGTGGCCCATCAGCCCGAGCAGCTCGCGGGCTTCGGCGGTATGCGCCGCCAGATTCATGTCCAGCTT is a window of Gammaproteobacteria bacterium DNA encoding:
- a CDS encoding LuxR C-terminal-related transcriptional regulator, producing MEGETRQRVHVLWDGLAEFGAARINEALEYLLTGLLEPLGAQHAWWMGAVRLSDLGNGDPALGWRTRVVRHLANTPERRASVKEHLRRIDQGNVDPQVVANVRDSGRFRINISHEMVPADWWESEFYNALFRSRGIQDVIYVATPLGDDVESWFAFERISDQRLFFDETDREVLDYAMRSQKWFHRQLVLHHGVLLADKPLTSSERKVLNGLLTDKSEQEIASELALSPSTVHTYSKRICRKFNVRGRAGLAALWLGQMPED